The following coding sequences are from one Formosa haliotis window:
- a CDS encoding SusC/RagA family TonB-linked outer membrane protein: MRRKLIYLLVFVFSLLSSASYAQTKVIQGTIIDDSGMPIPGVNVILKGTTKGTVSDFDGNYEISALAGETLVFSYVGFLTVEKNVGSSNVLDVVLNPDTAVLEEVLVVGYGTQKKSDITGAISSVSSEELVIQPTSNALQGVQGKAAGVDITSNARPGEVGSIRIRGNRSISGGNGPLYVVDGVPLQTGGLEMLNTNDIESIEILKDASATAIYGSRGSNGVVLVTTKRGSGGKMQINFENSVSFEEIYDKADYFNGGEYAKYRRDALRTAGLYNDADGNVMNYADPVKDFQYFGQDASAWESIAAGYTWVDKDNLIPQLDQNGNPIYDESNVRTTDWADYVTQTGITEQYNLSASGGTEKLKAFVSGGYLHQTGAVKGQEYTKYTGLVSAELKATEWFTMGGTLNTLYSVQDYGYVEGGSRGAGNLYAKARGQLPFAVPYDADGNFIFNPGADTNIVNPIRDFEEVINERTNLRVFGSFFANFRIIEGLNFKTIFGPDIRTYKNGQFQTADSSLRGGGAPSSTNYARSDEGRNLSWTLENLLTYDKTFNENHRLGVTLLQSSSAIQNESSSMVASDLPYDSQLWYNLGSTNRGALDGWGSGYSKQTLLSYMARVNYAFKDKYIVTVTGRSDGSSVLSQGHKWDFFPSVALKWKLDEEIFLQDVSWISQLALRGGYGTVGNQAVDPYGTSGALQSSAYVFGSDPAKGYITGDPKASEANRGSIPNRTLGWEKTSSFNFGLDFGFFKNRLTGSIDYYSADTKDILLDKRPNSVTGYGNITVNAGETKNSGIEIALSSINVDSKDFTWSTDFTFTKNKEEIVSLVTGEDDLVNRWFIGQPISVYYDYEKTGIWQLDDAEEMALFNANGHDYKAGDIKVRDINGDNKIDANEDQKIIGQANPKWIAGLQNTFTYKNFELYVFLFSRWGHTVSGGAVDMQGRYASRKVDYWRPDNPTNEYPIADFNNGGQPVHYSAMNYQDGSFVKLRNLSLGYYMPDQVLDNLGMTKFKIYAQANNPWLYSKTDFIDSDGAPTSFVLGLSLIF, encoded by the coding sequence ATGAGAAGAAAACTAATTTATTTATTGGTATTTGTTTTTTCTTTATTATCGAGCGCCAGTTATGCTCAAACCAAGGTAATACAAGGAACAATAATTGATGACTCAGGTATGCCTATACCGGGAGTTAATGTGATACTAAAAGGTACCACAAAAGGAACAGTTTCCGATTTTGATGGAAACTATGAAATTTCTGCATTAGCAGGTGAAACATTGGTATTTTCTTACGTTGGATTTCTAACAGTTGAAAAAAATGTAGGTTCTTCTAATGTACTGGATGTTGTACTGAATCCTGATACTGCTGTTTTGGAAGAAGTATTGGTTGTTGGTTATGGAACACAGAAAAAAAGTGATATTACAGGAGCCATTTCTTCAGTTTCCTCAGAGGAATTAGTCATTCAGCCAACTAGTAATGCTTTACAAGGTGTGCAAGGAAAAGCTGCAGGGGTAGATATTACCTCTAATGCGCGTCCAGGAGAAGTCGGAAGTATTCGAATTCGAGGAAATAGATCTATTTCCGGAGGTAATGGTCCACTATATGTTGTAGACGGGGTACCATTGCAAACAGGTGGTTTGGAAATGTTAAACACAAATGATATTGAATCGATTGAAATTCTAAAGGACGCATCGGCTACAGCTATTTATGGATCACGAGGTTCAAATGGTGTGGTATTGGTGACTACAAAAAGAGGAAGTGGTGGAAAAATGCAAATTAATTTTGAAAACTCAGTGTCTTTTGAAGAAATCTATGATAAAGCCGATTATTTCAACGGAGGTGAATACGCTAAATATAGAAGAGATGCTTTACGAACAGCAGGTTTGTACAATGATGCAGACGGTAATGTTATGAATTATGCAGACCCAGTAAAAGATTTTCAATATTTTGGACAAGACGCTTCGGCTTGGGAGAGTATCGCAGCAGGATACACATGGGTAGATAAGGATAATTTGATTCCACAATTAGATCAAAATGGAAATCCTATTTATGATGAATCTAATGTGCGTACCACGGATTGGGCAGATTACGTTACACAAACAGGGATAACCGAGCAATATAATTTAAGTGCAAGTGGAGGTACAGAAAAACTTAAAGCCTTTGTGTCTGGAGGTTATTTACATCAAACGGGAGCTGTAAAAGGCCAAGAGTATACTAAATATACAGGGTTAGTAAGTGCTGAACTTAAAGCTACGGAATGGTTTACCATGGGAGGTACTTTAAATACATTATATAGTGTACAAGACTATGGATATGTAGAAGGAGGCTCGAGAGGTGCTGGCAATTTATATGCTAAAGCTCGAGGACAATTACCTTTTGCTGTGCCGTATGATGCTGATGGAAATTTTATTTTCAATCCAGGAGCTGATACAAATATTGTAAATCCAATTAGGGATTTTGAAGAAGTTATTAATGAGCGAACAAATTTAAGAGTTTTTGGAAGTTTCTTTGCTAATTTTAGAATAATTGAAGGTCTTAATTTTAAAACCATTTTTGGACCAGATATTAGAACGTATAAGAACGGACAGTTCCAAACAGCAGATTCTAGTTTAAGAGGAGGTGGTGCTCCTTCTTCAACAAATTATGCTAGGTCAGATGAGGGGAGAAATTTATCTTGGACCTTAGAGAATTTACTAACCTACGATAAAACTTTTAATGAAAATCATCGTTTAGGGGTAACATTATTACAAAGTTCGTCTGCGATCCAAAATGAATCTTCTAGTATGGTAGCATCTGATTTACCTTACGATAGTCAACTATGGTATAACTTAGGTTCTACAAACAGAGGAGCTCTAGACGGTTGGGGTTCTGGATATAGTAAACAAACTTTATTATCTTACATGGCCCGTGTTAATTATGCCTTTAAAGATAAATATATTGTAACTGTTACAGGACGTTCAGATGGGTCCTCAGTGTTAAGTCAAGGACATAAATGGGACTTCTTTCCTTCTGTAGCATTGAAATGGAAACTAGATGAAGAAATCTTCCTTCAAGATGTTTCATGGATTAGTCAATTGGCATTAAGAGGTGGTTATGGTACAGTTGGTAACCAAGCGGTAGATCCATATGGTACATCTGGAGCATTACAATCGTCGGCTTATGTGTTTGGTAGTGATCCTGCAAAAGGTTACATTACAGGAGATCCAAAAGCCTCAGAAGCCAATAGAGGCTCTATACCAAATAGAACCTTAGGATGGGAAAAGACAAGCTCGTTTAATTTTGGGTTGGATTTTGGATTCTTCAAAAACAGATTAACAGGGTCTATCGATTACTACAGTGCTGATACTAAAGATATTTTATTAGACAAGCGTCCAAATTCGGTTACTGGTTATGGTAATATTACTGTAAATGCTGGTGAAACAAAAAACAGCGGTATTGAAATTGCGTTATCCTCTATAAACGTTGATTCTAAAGATTTTACTTGGTCTACAGACTTTACTTTTACTAAAAATAAAGAAGAAATTGTAAGCTTGGTGACTGGGGAAGATGATTTAGTTAACCGTTGGTTTATTGGGCAGCCTATTAGTGTATACTACGATTACGAAAAAACAGGTATATGGCAACTAGACGATGCCGAAGAAATGGCATTGTTCAACGCTAACGGACACGATTACAAGGCTGGAGATATAAAAGTTAGAGATATAAATGGCGATAATAAAATTGACGCTAACGAAGATCAGAAAATTATTGGACAGGCAAACCCTAAATGGATTGCAGGTTTACAAAATACTTTTACCTATAAAAACTTCGAGCTTTATGTGTTTTTATTCTCTAGATGGGGGCATACGGTATCAGGGGGAGCAGTAGATATGCAAGGCCGCTATGCTAGTAGAAAGGTAGATTATTGGAGACCAGATAATCCAACAAACGAATATCCTATCGCAGATTTTAATAACGGAGGGCAACCAGTACATTATAGTGCAATGAATTATCAAGACGGATCTTTTGTAAAACTGAGAAACCTTTCTTTAGGATATTATATGCCAGATCAAGTACTAGATAATTTAGGGATGACAAAATTTAAAATTTATGCTCAAGCTAACAACCCTTGGTTGTATTCTAAAACGGATTTTATAGATAGTGATGGTGCTCCAACAAGTTTTGTATTAGGATTAAGTTTAATATTTTAA
- a CDS encoding oligogalacturonate lyase family protein — protein MGCKTEQKKGVDISGKLPFLETGSLDAMPAIWIDKVTKHRIRKLTNRIGTNRSFYFHNNPFLKSKDGNTDLMIFYGGNGNAKHLYTVNLETQETEQITNKPGNKYGEILGVQTRKVYYTINDSIFATHIDTKKNEFIYKFPDSVRGSVVTLNASENLLAGTIISKKEDDLLRKTLDGNGNFDKIYEAKSERTLVTINIETKQMQPIYKERAWLNHLQFSPTNPDLLMYCHEGPWHKVDRIWNINIKTKEKQLIHKRTVDREIAGHEFFSPDGNTIWFDLQIPRGETFYVAGKHLDTVDETQYGLKRDEWSIHYNISPDLKTFAGDGGDESQVAHAKDGKWLYHFTPTKDSLVSEKLVNMAHHDYNLEPNVHFSPDGKWVIFRANFESNTQIYAVELKKSNI, from the coding sequence TTGGGTTGTAAAACAGAACAAAAAAAAGGTGTAGATATTTCAGGTAAACTTCCGTTTTTAGAAACGGGAAGCTTAGACGCAATGCCTGCCATTTGGATTGATAAAGTCACAAAACATAGAATAAGAAAGCTTACAAACAGAATCGGTACAAACCGTAGTTTTTACTTCCACAATAATCCTTTCCTAAAATCTAAAGATGGTAATACCGATTTAATGATTTTTTATGGCGGCAACGGAAATGCTAAACATTTATACACAGTAAACTTAGAAACGCAGGAAACAGAACAAATCACCAATAAGCCAGGGAATAAATATGGTGAAATTCTTGGAGTCCAAACAAGAAAAGTATATTACACCATAAACGATAGTATTTTTGCCACGCATATTGATACAAAAAAAAATGAATTCATTTATAAATTTCCAGATAGCGTAAGAGGTTCGGTGGTTACCTTAAATGCTTCAGAAAATTTGTTAGCAGGTACAATTATTAGTAAAAAGGAAGACGACTTACTTCGAAAAACTTTAGACGGTAACGGCAATTTCGATAAAATATATGAAGCCAAATCAGAACGCACTTTAGTAACTATTAATATAGAAACCAAACAAATGCAGCCTATTTATAAAGAACGGGCCTGGCTAAATCATTTACAGTTTTCACCAACCAATCCAGATCTATTAATGTATTGCCACGAGGGTCCATGGCATAAAGTAGATAGAATTTGGAATATTAACATTAAAACCAAGGAAAAGCAACTCATCCATAAAAGAACGGTAGATCGTGAAATAGCAGGCCATGAATTTTTTAGTCCTGATGGTAATACCATTTGGTTCGACCTTCAAATTCCAAGAGGAGAAACTTTTTATGTAGCAGGTAAACATTTGGATACAGTTGATGAAACACAGTACGGTTTAAAAAGAGATGAATGGTCTATACATTATAATATATCACCAGATTTAAAAACATTTGCTGGAGACGGCGGCGATGAAAGTCAGGTAGCACATGCCAAAGATGGTAAATGGTTATACCACTTCACTCCTACTAAAGATTCATTGGTTTCTGAAAAATTGGTAAACATGGCACATCATGATTATAATCTCGAACCTAACGTTCATTTTTCACCTGATGGTAAATGGGTTATTTTTAGAGCTAATTTTGAAAGCAACACACAAATTTATGCCGTTGAATTGAAAAAATCTAACATTTAA
- a CDS encoding glycosyl hydrolase → MIKHTYIIVFLTAIIVTSCTIKAQNEQKNKEAWPNIKNTSKPWTRWWWMGSAVDKPNIKDNLIKLHKVGIGGVEIAPIYGVKGEEDHFIDYLSPKWMEMLDYTIKIADSLNMQVDLTLGTGWPYGGPQVTPEFAATKLISQKYNVKKGAIFNKTIVVENPKEKQPAKLLYVLAYGENGTYHNLTKQVENQQLNWTPTDSNYDIYAIFEGKTGQKVKRAAPGGDGFTLDHYSKAALNAYVKPFDTALVGFNGKIRSIFNDSFEVYGTNFTPNFFEAFQNLRGYDLKPYINLLLKEADDPIANRIKSDYRETLSDLLLHDFDEPWTNWAHKHNFKSRLQAHGSPGNLIDMYAAADIPECETFGSMPYDIPGFRREQEDIREGDADPVMLKFSSSAAHIAGKPLTSSETFTWLRDHFKVALSQCKPELEDLFLNGINHVFLHGTTYSPDRAAWPGWKFYASTNFNPNLTIGEDESELFSYIANCQSFLQSGQADNDVLLYWPIYDVWDDYLKGTLFFQFKIHSLDEWLHDTPFYKTTTNLMQQGYSLDFISDNFIAQAKVENGHIIVPGGQYKSLVIPHCDNMPLKTLKKLMELQKQGASIIFENKPKSVPGNFNLEQQNNELQTVAKTITTSSDVFSDLAKANIHPETLVNTGLKYIKRAVDGETIYYLVNHTAKPVNSFIPINSSNKDVIIFDPLTRHFGKAATKNSDNKTLVKVQIEPGQSLFLKTETNSSIADWQYFETEKETYPISGTWKLEFIKGGPKLPQATEILDLVSWTTLDPEYEAFSGTAKYSINFKNPDTAIKHWQLHLGDVRESAKVWLNGKLVGTAWSVPYQLKLDNLQAGDNQLTIEVTNLAANRIRAKEMRGEEWKNFYEINMVDKDYQKFDATKWKPMPSGLLNPITLTPLKLITHEK, encoded by the coding sequence ATGATAAAACATACCTATATCATTGTATTTCTAACAGCTATTATTGTTACATCTTGTACTATAAAAGCCCAAAATGAACAGAAAAACAAAGAAGCTTGGCCAAACATTAAAAACACTTCTAAACCCTGGACCCGTTGGTGGTGGATGGGTAGCGCTGTAGACAAACCCAACATTAAAGACAATTTAATCAAACTCCACAAAGTTGGTATAGGAGGCGTAGAAATAGCGCCCATATATGGGGTTAAAGGGGAAGAAGATCATTTTATAGATTATCTATCTCCAAAATGGATGGAAATGCTAGATTACACCATTAAAATTGCAGATAGTTTAAACATGCAAGTAGACTTAACTTTAGGAACGGGTTGGCCTTATGGTGGGCCACAAGTTACACCTGAATTTGCGGCTACAAAACTGATATCCCAAAAATATAATGTAAAAAAAGGAGCAATATTTAACAAAACCATTGTTGTTGAAAATCCGAAAGAAAAACAACCTGCCAAATTACTTTATGTGTTAGCATATGGCGAAAACGGCACCTACCACAATTTGACAAAGCAAGTTGAGAATCAGCAATTAAATTGGACGCCAACAGATTCTAATTACGACATATATGCTATTTTTGAAGGTAAAACTGGCCAGAAAGTAAAACGCGCCGCACCGGGTGGTGATGGCTTTACCTTAGATCATTATTCCAAAGCCGCTTTAAACGCTTATGTAAAACCATTCGATACGGCTTTGGTGGGCTTTAATGGAAAAATCAGATCCATTTTCAACGATAGTTTCGAGGTGTACGGTACCAATTTTACACCTAACTTTTTTGAAGCTTTTCAAAACTTACGCGGTTACGACTTAAAGCCCTATATTAATCTGTTATTGAAAGAAGCAGACGATCCAATAGCAAACCGTATTAAAAGTGATTATCGCGAAACGCTATCGGATTTATTGTTGCACGATTTTGATGAACCTTGGACAAATTGGGCACATAAACATAATTTTAAATCCAGATTGCAGGCTCATGGCTCCCCTGGTAATTTAATAGATATGTATGCGGCTGCCGATATTCCAGAATGCGAAACCTTCGGTTCTATGCCTTACGATATTCCGGGATTCCGCAGAGAACAAGAAGACATCCGCGAAGGTGATGCCGATCCCGTAATGCTTAAATTCTCTTCCTCTGCAGCACATATTGCAGGCAAACCTTTAACCTCGTCTGAAACGTTTACTTGGTTAAGAGATCATTTTAAAGTAGCGCTTTCGCAATGTAAACCAGAGTTAGAAGATTTATTTTTAAACGGTATCAACCACGTGTTTTTACACGGTACCACCTACTCGCCAGACCGCGCTGCTTGGCCGGGATGGAAATTCTACGCTTCAACAAACTTCAATCCGAACCTTACAATTGGCGAAGATGAATCGGAATTATTTAGTTATATCGCCAATTGTCAATCGTTTTTACAATCGGGACAAGCCGATAATGACGTCTTGCTGTACTGGCCTATTTACGATGTTTGGGACGATTATTTGAAAGGCACCTTATTTTTTCAGTTTAAAATTCACTCTTTGGATGAATGGTTACACGACACGCCGTTTTACAAAACCACAACCAACTTAATGCAACAAGGCTATTCCTTGGATTTTATTTCGGATAATTTTATTGCCCAAGCTAAAGTTGAAAATGGCCATATTATCGTACCCGGCGGACAATATAAATCTTTAGTGATTCCGCACTGCGACAACATGCCCTTGAAAACATTGAAGAAATTAATGGAATTACAAAAACAAGGCGCTTCCATCATTTTTGAAAACAAACCAAAATCGGTGCCTGGTAATTTCAATTTAGAGCAACAAAATAATGAATTGCAAACCGTAGCTAAAACCATTACAACAAGTAGTGATGTGTTTTCCGATTTAGCAAAAGCAAATATTCACCCGGAAACTTTAGTAAATACTGGACTTAAATACATAAAACGTGCGGTTGATGGCGAGACCATTTATTATCTTGTTAATCACACAGCCAAGCCGGTTAACAGCTTTATTCCGATAAACAGCAGCAACAAAGATGTGATTATTTTCGATCCGTTAACGCGACATTTCGGAAAGGCTGCAACAAAAAACAGCGACAACAAAACTTTGGTTAAAGTCCAAATTGAACCAGGACAATCGCTATTCTTAAAAACAGAAACAAATAGCTCCATTGCCGACTGGCAGTATTTTGAAACCGAAAAAGAAACCTATCCTATTTCAGGAACTTGGAAACTCGAATTTATAAAAGGTGGTCCAAAACTACCGCAAGCCACCGAAATTTTAGATTTAGTTTCCTGGACGACTTTAGATCCGGAATACGAAGCATTTTCAGGAACTGCAAAATACAGTATCAACTTTAAAAATCCTGATACTGCCATTAAACATTGGCAACTTCATTTAGGCGATGTTAGAGAAAGTGCTAAAGTCTGGCTTAATGGCAAACTTGTAGGAACGGCTTGGTCGGTGCCTTATCAATTAAAATTGGATAATTTACAAGCTGGCGACAATCAATTAACCATAGAAGTAACCAACCTCGCGGCCAATCGCATTAGAGCCAAAGAAATGCGTGGCGAGGAATGGAAAAATTTCTACGAAATCAATATGGTCGATAAAGACTATCAAAAATTCGATGCGACTAAATGGAAGCCAATGCCTTCTGGTTTATTGAATCCTATAACATTAACACCCTTAAAACTTATAACACATGAAAAATAA
- a CDS encoding glycoside hydrolase family 88/105 protein, with protein sequence MKNKILCICLTLASFSSVFAQDLPDRKAVLETMILTNDYFMKKWPDVGKTIVTNKERPSNIWTRGVYYEGLMALYNIWPKEEYYQYAYDWSEFHKWNFRYGAANRNADDYCAAQTYIDLYNLTPDPKMLKSTRACMNMLLNTPQNDDWWWIDALQMGMPVFAKMGVLENDNRYYEKMYDMYMYTRDKHGEKGLYNPKDGLWWRDADFDPPYTEPNGEDSYWSRGNGWVIAALARVLNIMPEDAPHRDQYIKDFKAMAEALVPIQRKDGFWNVSLHDPKHFGGKETSGTALFVYAMAYGVNTGILDRDTYLPVLLKGWNAMVKEAVHKNGFLGWLQSTGKEPKDGQPLSYDKVPDFEDYGLGCFLLAGTEVYRLEEK encoded by the coding sequence ATGAAAAATAAAATCCTTTGTATTTGCCTAACTCTGGCAAGCTTTTCGTCGGTATTTGCTCAAGACTTACCCGACCGAAAAGCCGTATTAGAAACCATGATTTTAACCAACGATTACTTTATGAAAAAGTGGCCCGATGTTGGTAAAACTATCGTCACTAATAAAGAACGCCCAAGTAACATCTGGACGCGCGGCGTGTATTACGAAGGTTTAATGGCCTTGTACAATATTTGGCCAAAAGAAGAATACTATCAATACGCATATGACTGGTCCGAATTTCATAAATGGAATTTTAGATACGGAGCAGCAAACCGCAATGCAGACGATTATTGTGCGGCACAAACCTATATCGATTTATACAATTTAACGCCTGATCCTAAAATGCTAAAAAGCACCAGAGCCTGTATGAACATGTTGTTAAATACACCTCAAAATGACGATTGGTGGTGGATTGACGCTTTACAAATGGGCATGCCTGTTTTTGCGAAAATGGGCGTGTTGGAAAACGATAATCGCTATTACGAAAAAATGTACGACATGTACATGTATACCCGCGATAAACATGGCGAAAAAGGCCTTTACAACCCAAAAGATGGTTTATGGTGGCGCGATGCCGATTTCGATCCGCCTTACACCGAACCAAATGGTGAAGATTCGTATTGGAGTCGCGGTAATGGTTGGGTAATCGCAGCTTTGGCGCGCGTATTAAACATTATGCCAGAAGATGCGCCACATCGCGACCAGTACATTAAAGATTTTAAAGCAATGGCCGAAGCCTTAGTGCCAATTCAGCGAAAAGATGGTTTTTGGAATGTTAGCTTACACGACCCAAAACATTTTGGCGGTAAAGAAACTTCGGGAACAGCACTGTTCGTCTATGCGATGGCTTATGGTGTAAACACAGGCATTTTAGATCGCGACACTTACTTGCCTGTACTTTTAAAAGGTTGGAATGCGATGGTTAAGGAAGCGGTTCATAAAAACGGATTCTTAGGTTGGTTACAATCTACTGGTAAAGAACCAAAAGATGGTCAGCCGTTGTCTTACGACAAAGTTCCAGATTTTGAAGATTACGGTTTAGGTTGCTTCTTATTAGCCGGTACCGAAGTTTATAGATTGGAAGAAAAATAA
- a CDS encoding family 43 glycosylhydrolase, translated as MKPTTKLTALHLILICLSLQMYGQKRQGIEEKDYTAYLFTYFTGNKQSQEQIHFAVSQDGYHFKALNNNQPVINSETISSSGGVRDPHILRSEDGKTFYMVATDMVTSKGWDSNRAFVMLKSTDLIHWTHSVIHIPKKYGGHEDLKRVWAPQTVFDHEAKKYLIYWSMKHGDANDIIYYAYTNDDFTDIIGEPKPLFIPKSGDFCIDGDIIFKDDIYYMYYKTGTLDNNGLRMAKTRSLTSNNWIEFNDFVESTKEDVEGSGLFKLNNSEDYILMYDVYRKHQYQFTRTTDFQNFEIVDQDIQMDFQPRHGTVISITNNELKALTKTYGIPEGLAPIPNNPVLQGYYADPDIMYSEKNKKFYMYPTSDGFNEWSGTYFEAFSSDNLVDWNNEGVILDLEKDVSWTNTNAWAPCIIEKKTKSGYKYYYYFTAGKFIGVATADEPEGPFKDSGKRIIDKKPEGTNRGIEIDPEVFHDPVSNKDYLYYGNGYMAVAELKPNMTEIDESSIKLLNPSHYREGTTVFYRNGIYYFLWSENDTRHVNYRIRYATSNSPTGPLHIPEDNIILAKDPSQGIYATGHNSVIQVPGKDAWYIVYHRFSYPNGINIGRAAGYHREVCIDTLKFNADGSIKPTKPTHTGIKPIQLN; from the coding sequence ATGAAACCAACAACCAAACTAACAGCATTACATCTTATTTTAATCTGCCTTTCCCTCCAAATGTACGGTCAAAAAAGACAAGGCATAGAAGAGAAAGATTATACCGCTTATTTATTCACCTATTTTACAGGAAATAAACAATCGCAGGAACAAATTCACTTTGCTGTAAGTCAGGATGGTTATCATTTTAAGGCACTAAATAATAATCAACCGGTTATCAATTCGGAAACCATTAGCTCCAGTGGCGGTGTACGAGATCCACATATTTTAAGATCCGAAGATGGCAAAACATTTTATATGGTTGCTACCGATATGGTGACTTCTAAAGGTTGGGATTCTAACAGGGCTTTTGTTATGCTCAAATCGACCGATTTAATTCATTGGACACATTCGGTCATTCACATCCCGAAAAAATACGGCGGCCATGAGGATTTAAAACGTGTTTGGGCACCACAAACCGTGTTCGATCACGAAGCAAAAAAATACCTGATATATTGGTCTATGAAGCACGGCGATGCTAACGACATTATTTATTACGCTTACACCAACGACGATTTTACCGATATTATTGGCGAGCCTAAACCTCTTTTCATTCCTAAATCGGGAGATTTCTGTATCGATGGCGATATCATTTTTAAAGATGATATTTATTATATGTATTACAAAACCGGAACGCTGGACAATAACGGTTTACGAATGGCTAAAACACGTTCGCTAACCAGTAATAACTGGATAGAATTCAACGATTTTGTTGAAAGCACTAAAGAGGATGTGGAAGGCTCTGGTTTATTCAAACTGAATAATTCTGAAGACTATATTTTAATGTACGATGTGTACCGTAAACACCAATATCAATTTACAAGAACTACCGATTTTCAAAACTTTGAAATCGTCGATCAAGATATCCAAATGGATTTTCAGCCCAGACATGGCACAGTAATTTCCATCACAAACAACGAATTGAAAGCGTTAACTAAAACTTACGGCATACCAGAAGGCCTAGCGCCTATTCCTAACAACCCGGTTTTGCAAGGCTATTACGCCGATCCGGATATTATGTATTCCGAAAAAAACAAAAAATTCTATATGTACCCTACTTCCGATGGTTTTAACGAGTGGTCGGGCACTTATTTTGAAGCGTTTTCATCTGACAACCTAGTGGATTGGAACAATGAGGGCGTGATTTTGGATTTGGAAAAAGATGTATCTTGGACTAACACCAACGCGTGGGCGCCTTGTATCATTGAAAAGAAAACTAAATCCGGTTACAAGTACTACTATTATTTTACGGCGGGAAAATTTATTGGTGTAGCCACTGCCGACGAACCGGAAGGGCCTTTTAAAGATTCTGGGAAACGCATAATCGACAAAAAACCAGAAGGAACCAATCGCGGTATCGAAATAGATCCCGAAGTATTCCATGACCCTGTAAGCAATAAGGATTACCTCTATTACGGCAACGGCTATATGGCGGTAGCCGAATTGAAACCAAACATGACTGAAATTGATGAATCCAGCATCAAATTATTAAATCCGTCCCATTACCGCGAAGGCACGACAGTATTTTACCGTAACGGCATTTACTATTTTTTATGGTCCGAAAACGACACCAGACATGTGAATTATCGCATTCGTTATGCGACTTCCAACTCGCCAACAGGTCCATTACATATTCCTGAAGATAATATCATTTTGGCAAAAGATCCAAGTCAGGGCATTTATGCCACGGGACATAATTCCGTGATTCAAGTTCCGGGGAAAGACGCATGGTACATTGTGTATCATCGGTTTTCGTATCCCAACGGCATCAACATAGGGCGTGCTGCTGGTTACCATCGCGAAGTGTGTATAGACACCTTGAAATTTAATGCCGATGGCAGTATTAAACCAACGAAACCAACCCATACCGGCATTAAACCTATTCAATTAAATTGA